The following are encoded in a window of Narcine bancroftii isolate sNarBan1 chromosome 2, sNarBan1.hap1, whole genome shotgun sequence genomic DNA:
- the LOC138753533 gene encoding transmembrane protein 17-like: MEGNPALNCYPGRTLVSSLPLQMSLYFNTFFFPFWWVCQVVMLETKYHMLSTYYRIILSALIVVMTLVEAARLALGYMGNLQEKVPALAGSWLLTLLLQLPMVLFGLCNPQLRVLPLEWGLGLVYLTLLLTQLWLSLLALRRLASQLELSFHLAHLSGREAQEGASPCVQRRSFTQHPG; this comes from the exons ATGGAGGGAAACCCAGCTCTGAATTGTTACCCTG GAAGGACTTTGGTCTCCAGTCTCCCTCTACAGATGTCCCTCTATTTcaataccttcttctttcctttctgGTGGGTTTGCCAGGTGGTGATGTTGGAGACGAAG TACCACATGCTCAGCACCTACTACCGGATCATACTCAGCGCTCTCATTGTCGTCATGACCCTGGTGGAAGCAGCCCGACTGGCCCTGGGCTACATGGGGAATCTGCAGGAGAAG gTCCCAGCCCTAGCGGGCTCCTGGCTGCTAACTCtactcctccagctccccatggTTCTGTTTGGGCTCTGTAACCCACAGCTGAGAGTCCTGCCCCTGGAGTGGGGTCTGGGCCTTGTCTACCTGACACTTCTCCTGACCCAACTGTGGTTGAGCCTTCTCGCTCTCCGCCGACTTGCCTCCCAGCTCGAGCTCAGCTTCCACTTGGCCCACCTGTCAGGCCGGGAAGCGCAGGAGGGAGCCTCCCCCTGCGTCCAGAGGAGGTCCTTCACCCAGCATCCAGGTTGA